Proteins encoded in a region of the Paenibacillus sp. E222 genome:
- a CDS encoding response regulator transcription factor, with translation MKHKVMIVDDHWVVREGLKLILETDDNYCIVGEADEGVEALKLMEISEPDVILMDLNMPGGLGGLDTMKRMQEQGLLIPVIILTTYNEDELMIEGLSLGAKGYLLKDTSRENLFRTLDSALRGETLLQPEITARVFAHQTRSLARKTEPTLLSDKETIVLQAIARGMRSKEIAFDMGIAERTVKAHLTNIYNKLGVDSRSEAVAVAVEKGLLHL, from the coding sequence ATGAAGCACAAAGTCATGATTGTGGATGACCATTGGGTTGTACGAGAAGGTCTGAAGCTTATTCTGGAAACAGACGACAATTACTGCATTGTAGGAGAAGCCGACGAAGGTGTTGAAGCATTAAAACTGATGGAAATTTCTGAACCGGATGTCATCCTGATGGACCTTAACATGCCAGGGGGACTTGGGGGACTGGATACCATGAAACGGATGCAAGAACAAGGCCTGCTTATTCCCGTTATCATTCTTACCACATATAACGAGGACGAACTTATGATCGAAGGTTTATCCCTGGGTGCCAAAGGATATCTTTTAAAGGATACCAGCCGTGAAAACCTATTCCGTACATTAGACTCTGCACTCCGTGGAGAGACTTTGCTTCAGCCAGAGATTACTGCCAGAGTATTTGCTCATCAGACCCGATCGTTAGCCAGAAAAACGGAGCCTACCTTGCTTAGCGATAAAGAAACGATTGTTCTGCAAGCCATCGCAAGAGGAATGCGTAGTAAGGAGATTGCTTTCGATATGGGCATTGCCGAACGTACGGTGAAAGCTCATCTTACGAATATTTACAACAAACTTGGCGTAGATTCACGGTCTGAAGCGGTTGCTGTCGCTGTCGAAAAGGGACTCCTGCATCTCTAA
- a CDS encoding oxidoreductase, whose product MITLSESKVWLITGCSTGFGRHISQKAIEAGYKVVVTARNVEQVTDLAAGHEDQVIALPLDVTNPEQIRNVVDRTIEKFNRIDVLVNNAGIGYFSSVEESEEEETRKMFEVNFWGLMNVTNAVLPHMRSQKSGHIINFSSIGGLTSFPTLGYYHATKYAVEGISESLSQEVAPFNIHVTLIEPSSFRTDWGGRSSVKTETSIPELKESIVGQMLQGIELGVGQEAGDPAKAAEAVIKVVETTEPPLRLLLGQQAYDAATYKFNSLLASIEQWKETTINADYE is encoded by the coding sequence GTGATTACATTGTCAGAATCAAAAGTATGGCTTATCACTGGATGTTCAACAGGATTTGGGCGACACATCTCGCAGAAAGCGATTGAAGCAGGTTATAAAGTTGTCGTGACCGCGCGTAATGTTGAGCAGGTAACAGATCTTGCAGCCGGGCATGAGGATCAGGTAATTGCTCTCCCACTGGACGTGACTAATCCAGAACAGATCCGTAATGTGGTTGACCGCACGATTGAGAAGTTTAACCGTATAGATGTGCTTGTGAACAATGCAGGTATCGGATATTTCAGCTCCGTTGAGGAAAGCGAAGAGGAAGAAACTCGTAAGATGTTCGAGGTTAACTTCTGGGGACTCATGAATGTAACCAATGCTGTTCTTCCACATATGAGATCACAAAAAAGTGGTCACATTATAAACTTCTCATCCATTGGCGGTCTGACTTCATTCCCGACCCTTGGCTATTATCATGCTACAAAATACGCTGTTGAGGGCATATCTGAGAGTCTATCCCAAGAAGTGGCACCTTTTAATATTCATGTGACTTTAATAGAGCCAAGCAGTTTCCGCACAGATTGGGGTGGCCGCTCTTCTGTCAAAACAGAGACAAGCATCCCTGAGCTTAAAGAATCCATCGTCGGACAGATGTTGCAAGGGATCGAACTCGGTGTTGGTCAAGAAGCTGGAGATCCTGCAAAGGCAGCTGAAGCAGTTATTAAAGTTGTGGAAACAACGGAACCGCCTCTTCGTTTATTGCTGGGACAACAAGCCTACGATGCAGCGACCTATAAATTTAACAGCCTGCTTGCCAGCATAGAACAATGGAAAGAAACAACGATAAACGCAGATTACGAATAA
- a CDS encoding TetR/AcrR family transcriptional regulator yields the protein MRQKRRIEIIKAATAVFARQGFEQTTMQEIANEAILGVATIFRYFPKKEHLIVEVAANIVHSEIEILQDVLHDEGTCYEKMERIFDALVFYHQAHYQQNSKLIEAFECYVALSKAPLENLQIYQDAYDQLIHLFTDLAHLGEQDGSVRTDMNTVETLITMMNVFGNFSKKMSMLHDTDAFNTRVDLNQQFNILKTTFLSALKA from the coding sequence TTGCGGCAGAAACGCCGGATCGAAATTATTAAAGCGGCTACTGCTGTATTTGCACGACAGGGTTTTGAACAAACGACGATGCAGGAAATTGCAAATGAAGCGATACTCGGCGTTGCAACAATTTTCCGTTACTTCCCAAAAAAAGAGCATCTTATTGTGGAGGTAGCAGCTAACATCGTGCATTCAGAAATTGAGATACTTCAAGACGTATTGCATGATGAAGGTACGTGTTATGAGAAAATGGAGCGCATCTTTGACGCTTTGGTTTTCTATCATCAAGCTCATTATCAACAGAATTCCAAACTTATAGAAGCTTTTGAATGTTATGTTGCCTTGTCTAAAGCACCTTTGGAGAACCTACAGATTTATCAGGATGCATATGATCAGTTGATCCACCTGTTTACGGATCTTGCCCATTTAGGCGAACAGGATGGTTCTGTGCGAACTGACATGAATACAGTAGAAACACTGATTACAATGATGAATGTATTCGGTAATTTCTCCAAAAAGATGTCCATGTTGCATGATACGGATGCATTCAATACCCGGGTAGACTTGAATCAACAATTTAACATTCTTAAAACGACGTTTCTTTCAGCGCTCAAGGCTTAA
- the ggt gene encoding gamma-glutamyltransferase, translated as MVPQVTGTQTMVVSPHSLASAAGSRILQQGGNAFDAAVAVSACLAVVYPHMTGLGGDSFWLTYSTEERKVRAYNASGRSGSRITASCFEGESAIPQRGPRSVITVPGMVDGWDAILQEYGSKTLAEVLEPAIQYALEGFPLSPDQHVNTAERFDVLAAYPQTADIYLPGGKVPEQGSRFVQSALGSSLLQVADQGRDVFYSGSVGQEIVRSLKEQGGLLTLEDFARHRGEWVEPIKGSYRGLDLYQVPPNSQGFTGIMALQILEQFDLDSIEHGSYAYYHLLVEALKLSFRDRDRYLTDPQFSSIPLEQLLSKSYAAKLAACIDMERALPMDSQPVGHDTAYAAVVDSEGNAVSFIQSLYFEFGSAVVGGDTGILLQNRGSFFSLDPTHVNRLEPDKRTFHTLMPAMACRDGKPYILYGTQGGEGQPQTQTALLTRMVDYGMAPQTAVREPRWVWGRTWGEATQELRVEGRIAAEVQQRLQLTGHKVQKVEDFARVMGHAHAIMIDDNGFLLGGTDPRCDGAAIGW; from the coding sequence ATGGTTCCACAAGTCACAGGCACACAGACGATGGTCGTCAGTCCTCATTCTTTGGCCAGTGCGGCAGGATCTCGTATTTTGCAGCAGGGAGGTAACGCCTTTGATGCCGCCGTGGCGGTGAGCGCCTGTCTTGCTGTCGTATACCCACATATGACGGGACTGGGAGGCGATTCCTTCTGGCTGACCTATAGCACCGAAGAGAGAAAAGTCAGGGCATATAACGCGAGTGGACGTTCGGGCAGTCGGATTACCGCCAGCTGCTTTGAAGGCGAGTCAGCCATCCCGCAGCGGGGACCCCGCAGCGTCATTACCGTGCCGGGTATGGTGGACGGCTGGGATGCCATATTACAGGAATATGGCTCGAAGACGCTGGCAGAGGTGCTTGAGCCCGCGATCCAATATGCGCTGGAAGGCTTCCCGCTGTCGCCGGACCAGCATGTCAATACGGCCGAGCGTTTCGATGTGCTGGCAGCTTATCCACAGACAGCCGACATCTATCTGCCCGGAGGTAAAGTTCCGGAGCAAGGCAGCCGCTTTGTGCAGTCTGCTTTGGGAAGCAGCCTGCTCCAGGTTGCAGACCAGGGCCGAGACGTATTTTATTCAGGCAGTGTTGGTCAGGAGATTGTTCGCTCACTTAAGGAGCAGGGAGGTCTACTGACACTGGAGGACTTTGCGAGACACAGAGGTGAATGGGTGGAGCCGATCAAAGGGAGTTACCGAGGGCTTGATCTTTATCAGGTCCCGCCGAATTCACAGGGCTTTACCGGTATAATGGCGCTTCAAATTCTAGAACAGTTTGATTTGGACAGTATAGAGCATGGTTCCTATGCGTACTATCACCTGCTCGTGGAGGCGCTGAAGCTGAGCTTCCGTGATCGCGATCGTTATTTGACAGATCCACAATTTTCATCCATTCCTCTGGAACAGCTGCTATCCAAATCCTATGCTGCGAAGCTCGCGGCCTGCATTGATATGGAGCGAGCCCTGCCGATGGATTCTCAACCGGTAGGTCATGATACGGCATATGCGGCGGTAGTAGACAGTGAGGGCAATGCCGTTTCATTTATCCAAAGTCTCTACTTTGAGTTCGGCTCGGCCGTGGTTGGGGGAGACACTGGTATATTGCTGCAGAACCGAGGCTCATTCTTCTCCCTGGATCCGACACATGTGAACAGGCTGGAGCCGGACAAAAGAACCTTTCATACGCTGATGCCGGCAATGGCATGCCGTGATGGGAAGCCGTATATTTTGTACGGTACCCAGGGAGGAGAAGGTCAGCCCCAGACACAGACCGCGCTGCTGACCCGCATGGTGGATTATGGCATGGCCCCCCAGACCGCTGTACGTGAACCCCGCTGGGTGTGGGGAAGAACATGGGGAGAGGCAACGCAAGAATTGAGAGTGGAGGGCCGGATCGCAGCAGAAGTGCAGCAGCGCTTACAGCTCACCGGACACAAGGTACAAAAAGTTGAAGATTTTGCTAGAGTCATGGGACATGCGCATGCCATTATGATCGATGACAATGGCTTCCTGCTCGGGGGCACAGACCCCCGCTGCGATGGTGCGGCTATCGGATGGTAA
- a CDS encoding MMPL family transporter, which yields MAKWLYRLGAWSSRKRKAVITAGITLLIVMAALGLGMGPSFTGEMTIPGTKSEQAAEVLKSEFPASDGGGQIRLIFKADQGLLTSEGNQSKIKKALKDVKTDLSVVSVSNPYETMTLSPDKKIGYADITYKQAASEVGEHSKEHVLNIAETLTKNGVQTELGGSVAFSEIEIGGISEVIGILIAFMILAFTFTSFLAAGLPILTAVIGLGIGLMTVIVGSNFVSMSSFSITLAVMLALAVGIDYALFIISRYRQQLAEGYDRETAIAQANATAGGSVVFAGLTVIIALVGLSVVQIPFITMMGLAAAISVFVAVLIAIIFVPALLAVAGDRISPARENRWLRKWSGQKKNKTKENAWGGLITRKPWLISVLSIIILTVCTLPFLHMQLGLPDSGLKSTETTERRGYDLLAEGFGAGFNGPLVVVAKTSVSKDSQTKIAEATTYIKDIPGVASVSPAIPTPSGQAAIITVLPEKGPHDIRTTELVQAIRDQSENVLKKDNVEIMVTGGTAVNIDISEKLQEALPKFALLIVGLAFVLLMLVFRSILVPIKAVVGFLFTLGSTLGFIVWVIQDGYLGSLFGIPEPGPVLNFLPILVTGILFGLAMDYEVFLVSRMREDYTHTGDAHRSVRSGLTHSGPVVTAAGLIMIAVFASFIFAEDTIIKSMGLALAFGILVDAFIVRMTLVPAVMTILGKYAWYLPKWLDRLLPNIDIEGESIMQENMNESGMTKNTKVQTESNIK from the coding sequence ATGGCAAAATGGTTATATCGTCTCGGAGCCTGGTCTTCGAGGAAAAGAAAAGCAGTAATTACGGCAGGAATCACACTTCTCATTGTAATGGCAGCTCTCGGTCTGGGCATGGGGCCTTCGTTTACAGGTGAGATGACTATACCTGGAACAAAATCTGAGCAGGCTGCCGAGGTATTGAAATCCGAATTTCCAGCGTCGGATGGTGGTGGTCAGATACGTCTGATTTTCAAAGCTGATCAGGGTTTGCTCACATCAGAGGGTAATCAATCCAAAATAAAAAAGGCGTTGAAAGATGTTAAAACGGATTTGTCCGTCGTCTCCGTTTCCAATCCTTACGAAACCATGACACTAAGTCCAGACAAAAAAATCGGATATGCTGATATTACGTATAAACAGGCCGCAAGTGAAGTAGGAGAACATTCAAAAGAACATGTATTAAACATAGCAGAAACATTAACGAAGAATGGAGTGCAAACAGAACTCGGAGGCAGTGTGGCTTTCTCTGAAATTGAAATAGGCGGCATCTCTGAAGTAATTGGAATTCTGATTGCGTTTATGATTCTGGCTTTTACCTTCACATCATTTCTTGCAGCCGGATTACCTATTCTGACAGCAGTTATCGGTTTGGGAATTGGCTTGATGACCGTAATCGTTGGATCAAACTTTGTATCCATGTCTTCATTTTCAATTACACTCGCTGTCATGCTTGCTTTAGCCGTAGGTATTGACTACGCTTTGTTCATTATATCCCGTTACCGTCAACAGCTGGCCGAAGGTTATGACCGTGAGACGGCCATTGCGCAAGCCAATGCTACTGCCGGAGGATCAGTCGTTTTTGCGGGATTGACCGTTATTATCGCCCTTGTAGGACTATCCGTTGTTCAAATTCCGTTTATTACCATGATGGGCTTGGCCGCAGCAATCAGTGTATTTGTCGCTGTGCTTATTGCCATCATTTTTGTGCCTGCTCTTCTGGCTGTTGCTGGAGATCGGATCAGTCCAGCACGAGAAAATCGCTGGTTGCGCAAATGGTCAGGTCAAAAGAAAAATAAAACAAAAGAAAATGCCTGGGGAGGGTTGATCACCCGAAAACCGTGGTTAATCTCGGTTCTATCCATAATCATTCTTACCGTATGTACATTGCCATTCCTGCACATGCAGCTAGGCTTGCCGGATAGCGGGCTTAAATCAACCGAAACCACGGAACGAAGAGGATACGACTTATTAGCAGAGGGTTTTGGAGCCGGCTTTAATGGTCCGCTTGTCGTTGTAGCCAAAACCAGTGTCAGCAAGGACAGCCAGACCAAGATTGCAGAGGCAACGACTTACATTAAAGATATTCCAGGTGTTGCAAGTGTATCGCCTGCTATCCCTACTCCTTCAGGACAAGCAGCAATCATTACCGTCTTGCCTGAGAAAGGACCACATGATATTCGCACGACTGAATTAGTACAAGCTATTCGGGATCAATCGGAGAACGTGCTGAAAAAAGACAACGTAGAGATTATGGTAACCGGTGGAACGGCAGTCAACATTGATATATCCGAAAAATTACAGGAGGCACTGCCTAAGTTTGCATTGCTTATCGTTGGATTAGCCTTTGTTCTGCTGATGCTTGTCTTCCGTTCAATCCTGGTTCCTATTAAAGCAGTTGTTGGCTTCCTGTTCACGTTAGGTTCAACACTTGGCTTTATCGTATGGGTCATCCAGGATGGATACCTTGGCAGCTTGTTCGGCATTCCAGAACCTGGTCCTGTCTTGAATTTTCTACCTATACTTGTAACAGGAATTTTGTTCGGATTGGCAATGGATTACGAAGTATTTCTGGTGAGCAGAATGCGTGAGGATTATACCCACACAGGTGACGCCCACCGTTCTGTAAGAAGTGGATTAACTCACAGCGGGCCAGTGGTTACAGCCGCAGGGCTTATCATGATTGCTGTGTTTGCGAGCTTTATTTTTGCCGAAGATACAATCATCAAATCGATGGGGCTTGCCCTTGCTTTTGGTATCCTCGTAGATGCCTTTATTGTACGAATGACACTTGTACCTGCCGTCATGACAATACTCGGTAAATACGCTTGGTATCTGCCTAAATGGTTGGATCGACTTCTACCTAATATCGATATTGAAGGTGAATCCATTATGCAAGAGAATATGAACGAGAGCGGAATGACAAAAAATACCAAAGTTCAGACGGAATCAAACATTAAATAA
- a CDS encoding carotenoid biosynthesis protein translates to MSDITVVPVWIIQDIIVLIAAVLMVFYILDKETHPKTVLLQFIGFVFFYAAVFEITASSLGEGFYAYGRSILMLFNIPITVPIIEFLIIYSTLRVLKSVNIPSWTKPFITGLSAMVFDFSLDPVAVKQIFQTTDGLMARWTYYPLAGEPQIYGEPVMNFTGWIYIAGYWTIFILIGEWWHKKKGYSKSIGYIYPFLAAILSLACMFSPLSNFFNYMGPFFERTSNMQWVMLITLSVITIGILALAFIKFWDRKVNYSITPKKDFSIMFTFVGFPLVNTIFCIIGGYTQVLWLVALAQILLLLGWIGIYIMGKKASPITK, encoded by the coding sequence ATGAGTGATATAACTGTAGTGCCTGTATGGATAATTCAAGATATTATCGTCTTAATTGCTGCTGTTCTAATGGTTTTCTACATCCTTGATAAGGAAACACATCCCAAAACGGTTCTACTGCAGTTTATAGGTTTTGTGTTTTTTTACGCAGCCGTTTTTGAAATTACTGCTTCATCGCTTGGGGAAGGTTTTTACGCCTATGGGCGGAGTATTTTAATGTTATTTAATATACCGATTACTGTCCCTATTATTGAGTTTCTGATCATTTATTCAACTTTGCGTGTTCTAAAGTCTGTAAATATACCGTCCTGGACTAAACCATTTATTACGGGATTGAGCGCTATGGTTTTTGACTTTTCATTGGACCCGGTGGCTGTTAAACAGATATTTCAGACTACAGATGGACTCATGGCAAGATGGACTTATTATCCGCTAGCCGGTGAGCCTCAAATCTATGGGGAACCTGTGATGAATTTTACAGGATGGATTTATATAGCGGGATATTGGACCATCTTTATTCTAATTGGTGAATGGTGGCATAAAAAGAAAGGCTACAGTAAATCAATTGGTTATATCTATCCGTTTCTGGCGGCCATTCTGTCATTAGCGTGTATGTTCTCACCCTTATCTAACTTCTTTAATTATATGGGTCCGTTCTTCGAAAGAACCTCTAATATGCAATGGGTGATGTTGATTACACTTTCTGTAATTACAATCGGAATTTTAGCATTAGCTTTTATAAAGTTTTGGGACCGGAAGGTTAATTATTCAATCACTCCCAAAAAAGATTTTTCTATCATGTTTACTTTCGTGGGGTTCCCCCTAGTCAATACTATATTTTGCATTATAGGAGGTTACACGCAAGTGTTGTGGCTGGTCGCTCTGGCTCAGATCCTATTATTGCTAGGCTGGATTGGAATTTACATTATGGGTAAAAAAGCAAGTCCAATCACGAAATAA
- a CDS encoding cupin domain-containing protein: MVNIPGLVAGNFENCPVHKISAQDTNKFILLCDREQVPFTSFVEIFEVGGRTPSNEHREAYEYFYVLKGEGLAKVGNEYETPIRQGSFIIIPPGNHHDIINTGSTRLYCLTTMVPDEMFSDMIKAGPATELDEEDLAVLQALATAQ; encoded by the coding sequence ATGGTGAACATTCCAGGTCTGGTTGCTGGTAACTTTGAGAATTGTCCCGTCCACAAAATTTCCGCACAGGATACGAATAAGTTCATCCTGCTGTGCGACAGGGAGCAGGTTCCTTTCACTTCATTCGTGGAGATCTTCGAGGTTGGAGGCAGAACTCCATCCAATGAACACCGGGAAGCTTATGAATATTTTTATGTGTTAAAAGGGGAGGGGCTAGCCAAAGTTGGCAACGAATATGAGACGCCGATCCGCCAAGGTTCATTCATTATCATTCCACCGGGCAACCATCACGATATTATTAACACGGGCAGCACACGTCTGTATTGTCTGACGACCATGGTGCCGGACGAAATGTTCTCGGATATGATCAAAGCGGGTCCGGCCACCGAGCTTGACGAGGAGGATCTGGCCGTGCTTCAGGCGCTGGCTACCGCACAATGA
- a CDS encoding TetR/AcrR family transcriptional regulator has protein sequence MADKKTDHRVRYTKMVIKESLLKLLTERSINKVTVTDICREAGINRNTFYTHYANQFELLSTIENDLYEDIKQVGMSTSNPQTLSFELCKYIKANKTICEVLFSEHGDKELLERILYISHDLTIERWKTELKYFDPQLFESWYTFTAHGSIAIIKKWVSSGLKESPSQIAAFIDKATESVSKAFYSEEL, from the coding sequence ATGGCAGACAAAAAAACAGATCACAGAGTGAGGTATACAAAAATGGTTATCAAAGAAAGCCTGTTGAAGCTTTTGACAGAACGGTCTATCAATAAAGTTACCGTGACCGACATTTGCAGAGAAGCAGGGATTAATCGCAACACCTTTTATACACACTATGCTAATCAGTTTGAGCTTCTTTCAACGATTGAAAATGATCTTTACGAAGACATTAAGCAAGTTGGGATGAGTACTTCAAACCCTCAAACGCTATCTTTTGAATTATGTAAGTATATCAAAGCAAATAAAACGATATGTGAGGTTCTGTTCTCAGAGCATGGCGATAAAGAATTATTGGAACGAATCCTTTATATCAGTCACGATTTAACTATTGAACGATGGAAGACGGAATTAAAATATTTTGATCCACAATTATTTGAGTCCTGGTATACGTTCACCGCTCATGGCAGTATAGCTATTATTAAAAAGTGGGTGAGTAGTGGTCTGAAGGAAAGCCCCAGTCAAATTGCAGCTTTTATTGATAAAGCTACGGAATCCGTATCTAAAGCTTTTTATTCTGAAGAATTGTAG
- a CDS encoding amidohydrolase family protein, which yields MSAGLRFINVCLPRREDLCLYELQAEAGKWVSIRRQDRFLDARESGASRMMVPHQAGSDLKRLADADCIDLQGGMMLPGLVDCHMHLDKAFSLEQVSNRSGTLHEAILNYSQAVQTFSKEQLAERMLTAARMALSYGTTTIRSHLDFPVHLGREVAFRTIEAALEVREKLKGSMTIQYALMVPFRGNQEAADEAIEEALRMGIDVLGGAPHLADDSEREIGRIFRLAERFGVPIDLHADESDNPGKKTVLSLAEHTIHYGYQRRVTADHLCSLSAMTENDAQHVMAKMKEAGLNAVTLPAVNLYLQGREDRGLVRRGTTRIRELLAEGIPLAAASDNIQDPFHPFGRGDLIQIAQITSYAAHMGSERDLAQLLRMITDIPAAITGCNKYGIEEGHDCNFVVTDASDVTQLLSGTKMSRWVYASGRWQSALHTAQTFASEW from the coding sequence ATGAGTGCAGGGCTGCGTTTCATTAATGTATGCCTTCCGCGCCGGGAAGACCTCTGTCTTTATGAACTACAGGCGGAGGCTGGAAAATGGGTTAGTATCCGTCGGCAGGATCGTTTTCTTGATGCACGGGAGAGCGGTGCTTCCCGTATGATGGTCCCGCACCAGGCTGGATCGGATCTGAAACGGCTCGCAGACGCGGATTGCATCGATCTGCAGGGTGGGATGATGCTTCCTGGCCTGGTTGACTGTCATATGCATCTGGATAAGGCCTTCTCGCTTGAGCAGGTGTCGAACCGATCCGGCACACTTCATGAAGCCATTCTCAATTACAGCCAGGCTGTACAGACATTCAGCAAGGAGCAGCTAGCGGAACGCATGCTGACTGCCGCCAGAATGGCACTGAGCTACGGAACCACGACCATAAGGAGCCACCTCGACTTCCCTGTTCATTTGGGGAGAGAGGTGGCCTTTCGGACAATTGAGGCAGCCTTGGAGGTACGGGAGAAGTTGAAGGGTAGTATGACTATTCAATATGCGCTCATGGTTCCGTTCCGCGGCAATCAAGAAGCTGCGGATGAGGCAATCGAGGAAGCACTGCGGATGGGAATTGATGTACTGGGCGGAGCCCCTCATCTGGCAGACGACTCTGAAAGAGAGATTGGCAGGATTTTTCGGTTAGCAGAACGTTTCGGAGTACCCATTGATCTGCATGCAGATGAAAGTGATAATCCAGGAAAAAAGACCGTACTGAGCTTAGCAGAGCATACGATTCACTACGGTTATCAGCGCAGAGTGACGGCAGATCATCTGTGCTCGTTGTCTGCCATGACGGAAAACGATGCACAGCATGTGATGGCGAAGATGAAGGAAGCCGGTCTGAACGCGGTAACGCTGCCTGCGGTGAACCTGTATCTTCAAGGACGGGAAGATCGCGGCCTGGTAAGACGGGGCACAACACGCATTCGCGAGCTGCTTGCAGAAGGCATTCCGCTTGCTGCGGCCTCCGACAATATTCAAGACCCGTTCCATCCGTTCGGCCGCGGGGATCTGATACAGATCGCCCAAATCACATCATATGCGGCCCATATGGGCAGTGAACGGGATTTAGCACAGCTGCTGCGGATGATCACGGATATACCTGCTGCAATCACGGGCTGCAACAAGTATGGAATAGAAGAAGGACATGACTGCAACTTTGTAGTCACGGATGCTTCGGATGTCACGCAGCTGCTATCAGGTACAAAAATGAGTCGCTGGGTGTATGCCTCGGGCAGATGGCAGTCTGCTTTGCATACAGCTCAGACATTCGCGTCTGAATGGTAA
- a CDS encoding sensor histidine kinase — protein sequence MWFKRRLNTASDAKEHIDPLSASRLPVLIWLCLVTTATLILQTMSAPIIIPSVFFVIVMLAHSYFYWITGSVVAYSKPLYIIIQASLIYISAILMPDGMPAILIGLIPVLIGQTVAIYFETTKVVFVAFVLYAMFCSLTLFNRTGPEAALLVLLLLLMMVVVISYASLFYKQVNARVRTQNFLRELELAHQKVEELTLTGERQRMARDLHDTLAQGLAGIIMQLEAASIHQEKGNQLKAQEIIRNAMVQARQSLADARRAIDDLRTKSNPSITLSEAFQEQLERFRQATGITTEFQGELSSQLNKVQMEHILHILSESLMNIARHAQANLVKITTSHSNNKFNLNIIDNGQGFNTDRIGKLHGHYGLIGVQERARLIGGSIEIDSNAQGTAVHLSFPL from the coding sequence ATGTGGTTTAAGAGAAGACTGAATACCGCTTCAGATGCAAAAGAACATATCGACCCTTTATCCGCTTCGCGGCTCCCTGTGTTAATATGGCTATGCCTTGTTACCACCGCAACCCTTATACTACAGACCATGTCAGCACCCATTATTATCCCGAGTGTTTTTTTCGTCATAGTGATGCTCGCCCATAGTTACTTTTACTGGATAACAGGTTCAGTCGTTGCTTATTCCAAGCCGTTATATATTATAATACAAGCAAGTTTAATATACATTAGTGCTATTCTTATGCCGGATGGCATGCCGGCGATCCTGATTGGTCTTATACCTGTATTGATCGGGCAAACCGTTGCGATCTATTTCGAAACAACAAAAGTGGTTTTCGTTGCATTTGTGCTCTATGCCATGTTTTGTTCTTTAACTTTATTTAATCGAACTGGCCCTGAGGCGGCACTGCTTGTTTTATTACTTTTACTCATGATGGTTGTAGTCATATCTTACGCGTCATTGTTTTACAAACAAGTTAATGCACGTGTCAGAACCCAAAATTTCTTGCGGGAATTAGAGCTGGCTCACCAAAAAGTAGAGGAACTTACACTCACTGGTGAGAGACAGCGGATGGCTAGAGACTTACATGACACATTGGCCCAAGGCCTTGCCGGAATTATTATGCAATTGGAGGCTGCAAGTATTCATCAAGAAAAGGGGAACCAGCTCAAAGCACAGGAGATCATACGCAATGCCATGGTACAAGCCAGACAATCATTGGCGGATGCACGACGAGCAATAGATGATTTACGCACGAAATCAAACCCTTCCATCACGCTGAGCGAGGCGTTTCAAGAGCAACTGGAACGATTCCGACAGGCGACTGGCATTACAACTGAATTTCAGGGAGAGCTCTCTTCACAGTTGAACAAAGTGCAGATGGAGCATATCTTGCATATTTTGAGCGAGTCCCTTATGAATATCGCTAGGCACGCACAAGCGAACCTTGTCAAGATAACTACCAGCCATAGCAATAATAAGTTTAACCTGAACATCATCGATAACGGCCAAGGGTTTAACACGGATCGCATCGGAAAATTACATGGCCATTACGGCTTAATTGGTGTACAGGAGCGCGCCAGACTCATTGGCGGGAGTATTGAGATTGACAGTAATGCACAAGGAACAGCTGTACACTTAAGCTTTCCATTATAA